In Anoplopoma fimbria isolate UVic2021 breed Golden Eagle Sablefish chromosome 7, Afim_UVic_2022, whole genome shotgun sequence, the DNA window CTCGCAGCTCCCTCATGGACGGGGTGCAACGCCCTGGAGGAGACAACAAGCAGGGAGACGGATGAGGGTTGAATGATagaaaaaacagacatacaGATAATGTACAGGATATATTGTTGTATCAAACAGGTTTGAAATCATCATCGATCATAAAGCATTGTCTTAATGTATAAACATGAGATGCACTTACCCTCCGCTATATCACACTTTCTCAAGGCGTTGTCTACGATATCACCTGGTCCAGGCCTggatacacacaaaaaaaaggagtcACATTATTGCATCATAATTTAGTTGCAAAATTAATTCACTTTGTGCCTGATTTTTGTAAAGTATCTTCAAACAGATTAGTCCATCAACGTTCCAATTTTGATAAGTGATCACAATATTTATACGCAGAGAATTCAAAGATGTTCTTGTTTGTATGTGGtctatgattttattttaaatttttttgctGTTGGATACACCAAAGAATCTTAAGACTGTAAGGTATAGggagaatagaatagaatagaaaagtattttttagtCAATCATTCATTAACATACTCTAAAGAAAATAGGTTAATTTCCACACATAACTAAACCATGTTTTAGCCCAATACAGGGTAAGGAAATGCTGTCTGCCTTAGGTTCAGATTTTTTGGAAGGTTTCCAGTTCTGTGAGATATTCCTGTAGTACTCACTCTGCTGTTGTGGGCTTGCAGGCTTCCTCCTCTGTGCTCCACACACAGCCCAGTCCTCTGGCTCTTGCACACACCACACAGCTGGGATACAGAGCACAGCCTTCAGCCTGGACACGAGCCAGAGACAGAGGGCTGCCCACCAGAGCCCGGCCCTGGAAACACAGGGAACCATTACAGAATCACTGAGCAGCATAATAGATATTTCTGGTCGCTGCAGATtaatatgtgcatgtgtgtgtagtcGTGCAGTATGTGCGTGAATACATGGGCAAATACCTGGTGCAGCATTATGTTGTTGACAGGCTCTTCTGAGTCGAACAGAGAAAGCTCCTGCAGTAAAGTGGCGTTCTGACCCACTACTGCCACTTGGTGGAGCTCCCCGCGatctgcaacacacaaacacaaagtttatatattattttatatttgcaacactgaatttagtttatttcatatcaaaatctaaacatatttacataacaTGAGGAAGGTCATTCAGTTAAGCATTAAGTCTGCCATGTCCATTCACTGTTACATGTCTGAGTACAGCAATGCacttcatattcatatttttttctatgttaATACAATATTCATCTGCATCAACTCTAGTTTCCACAGACAGCTTAAGTGTATCTTgtgtcctttcctctcctcacctgttCCGAGGTGCAGCACTGCTCCCCTCCGCTCCTCTCCGCTGCCCGTCTGAGTTACAGCCAGCTTGGTGTATCGGATTCCCTTCCGGACCAGCAGGGGCGCTGCAGTTACACTGTTCTCCATCAGGGGGTGGTCCCTCACAAATGTCAACACCTTGTCGGGAAGTTTGAGGGAGGATTCGAACCCCTCAGCCTTCAAAGCATTGTTCAAACACTAAGAAATATGcgggggagaagaaaaaaaaccatgtcTGAGCTGTTCATATCAATATAGTAGAGTGTGATGATTGGATAATGAATGTAGAACGTATAAAGTAGACAGTCGTTATGTGGGTGCACAGTTTAGTACCTGGCCAGGCCTCGGTGTGGGGACAGGTTCAGGGTTGATCCAGTTCTCGCAGGTCTTCTTTAGCTCTTTAAAGGGGCCGTCCATCACTTTGCTGATGTCAGacagactgaaaacacacactgctgacaaCTTGTCACGCTCCctaagaagaggaaaaagaatgGTTACCATGAATCCATAGTGTTCAATCTCacagaaatagtttgacattttgggaaatacgttTATTCCAGTTCATGACGaaagtgagatgagaagattgataacaCTCTCAtgctgtacagtaaatatgaagctacggCAGAAGATATTTAGCTAGGAGAGAAGCGCTCCTCCTCAACTTACCACTGGGAGGTGAACAGCCCGTAGAAGTGTGTGCTGCTGGGATCGCCCGGTGTGTGTTCCGTGGTGAACACATCAGTTAGGATGTTGTAGCGCTGACCGCTCGGTTTGTCCTCACACACCAGCTGGGCCTTGAGGAAGGTGGTCCAACGTCGCTGCAGAGTCTTCATCCCTCCCACGTCAGACTGGACAGACAAGCCCGACAGTGAATTCACGTGATGCGATCAATCAGTCAATCGATCATTCAATCAAGACGGTGGGTTACCTTGCAGACTCGTGCCACCCTGGGCACCTTGACTTTGGTGTAGAGGTCATACTCTTTGGCCACCTcagtgaagaagaagtagaTTCTGTCATCGTCTCCTGTCGGGTTGCTGTCTGCAGACTGCTCTATGAAGGCTGAGCTCACAAACTCTGGGTCTgagacagacgcacacacaatcacacacacatttgatgttTTCCTGTGTGAAATTATGACTagtcaaagtgtgtttgtgtccttgcATGTCTGTGCATATGGGGGtttagtgtgtgcatgtgggtcTCACCACTCAGCCAGTTGATGGATCGCTCAGTTCGGATGCGCTCCTGCTCAGCGCCCGTTGCCCGGGAGATGTCGAACAGCGTTCCCAGGAAGTTGCTGGTGGCTGCTGTGTAAAGGGTACCACctagacaaaagagagagaaagaagtgagTTAGTACCTTGGATGAGGCTAATATTCTGATCAACCAGGCAACAATAAAACCAGTAGATTCATCAATCTGTCCCACCTGCCATAACAGCTGTGTAGTGCTGACTAGGCTCAAAGGGACACTTGCCCTTCCCCGTCTCCATCTTCACCCCTCCATCCTCGGCTTTCTCCAGGGTGAAGGAGGAGATCTCCTGCAGGACAACAGGAAAAGAGAAGTTAGAACTACAATGACGAAactgactaaataaaatgatttagatTAACCTTTTCAATCACAGCTGCCTTgagttttattatcttcttaaTTACTGACagggatttttttcctttgatcTCTACAGGTGTTCTGcttaaaatgtcactttaatcaaattgtcacttgCAATAATACatctaaaagctttttttggtTGACTGGcagcaaaactttttttaataagtaCTGAGTGgggtgtgagtgtgttcagAAAAAGAATAACCAGTTCACATGTGAATACATTCACTGCAGGGGTAGGATAACagagtgtgtgtctttgtttgtgtgcccTTCTCTGCCTGTCCGTTTGGTGAAGGACTTGGGGTCAATAAGTGTGGGAACTCGTCACAGAGATTCATTTGCGGCTcttaatgcaaacacacacagaccacatGTACAGGGACACTGGTGCAAGCAGACACACACCAGCTTGGAATTATAGTGCACTGCAGCTGCGTGTGGGTGCAGTGGTGGATAGATTCTACGGCAAAGATCTACCCAGTAACATCTCACTGTCACACATGCAGACATGGTCAAACAGGAGgaaggcctcacacacacacagacagacacacacacacacacagacacacacacacacacacacacacacacacacacacacacacacacacacacacacacacacacacacaaataaacttACCAGGAAGGCACACTGGGGGTCAAAGGCGTAGGTGCCACACACGTAGATGCGTCCGTCGCCCATAAACTCCATCAGACGGATGTAATTGTTGCAGTCGACCTGCAGGGGGAGACAAACACCCAGAAATCAATATAAAGCCTTTACATCTTGGCTCAActtctgaaatatatatatttttttactaaactaTCTATATTGTCAAAGAACAGGAGTTTTCCTGTTTTAACCCCACTGGGCTTTAGGAGAAAGATTAAAGTGGATTCAGAGAACGGATGGAGTATCAATGGCTCTGAATGGAAATTGGAGACTCCCACCGATGGGAGAGACACTTGAGACCCCCATTGCCACCAGCAGAGACCATCCCTACTAACTCACATTAACACAGGCACGCAAACTGCAACTAAAGACCACTCTTCATGCAAAAACAATACGTCGAAATATGCATGTGTGATCCTCGTAGGTCTCATAAATACACAACATAGATGATGTATTTGTTGAGCTCCCCTCTCTTCATACGCACACATTTGGTCCGCAGCCGTTATGGAAAAACACCCTCATTGTTCCTCCTCAGtaaccatgaaaccatgacgCAGGCAGTTTCTAGTAAGCTTGTGCGTGTGCGTCTTTGTGTGCCAACTTGGATGAGCTCCAGGCCTGAGTCACCTTCGCCCCCCGGGACCTGATCCTCTCTGATGCCTAGATCATGTCACCCAAATCAGCCCCCACTACCACGACACCAACCTGTCCCTTGAGACGGACGGAGCGCcagggagagagacggagagctCAGGCTGCTAACAATGGGATCAGCTTGGGATTAGCTGTTTCATTGGTCCAAATTGACCTCATTCATGCTAATAAGATTCATTCAAAATCTGGCATGGGGTGAATCGAATGACTCTATTCTGTTCagttctattttattctattctgtgtgagtgtgttgaaGGTATTTATCAGACCTCATTATGTTGAAAGCTCTCTTTTCCTCCAATAGACTTGGTACTCCACTAGAATTTGATTAACCATCTATTAGCAGATCAAGTTATATTATCTTGCTTTTCTCATAAAGCTGTTATCATTAATATTTCCCTATTCTAAATGGATCCAATAACTTTGTGTTAAGTGAAAGTTGCTGTACGTAGTGACAAACTTGTTAGTAGCCTTTcaccttttttggggggatttcaGGCCCATACCTGTTACGGTACACTCTCACTGCTAGCAACAGCAGGAAGAGAGATGAACCTACTGTGCATTACCTGTCCAGCACCAAATAGCACACAGACATCGTTAGAATCTAGCTCTGGTTGGGTAGACAAGAAGGATAATGATTGCGCGGTGTATGTGTGATTCTTTAGGTTGCCagaaaatttactttaaaagttACTCTGCGTCTGATGGATATGTCACTCTGCAAGCACGTTTGCCCCAAAGTGGCGTCGATGTTATGTTAATACTGATCATTTTCTGACtgattttctgtctgtaaactTTCAGTGTATTTCTGTACCATAGTGAAATAAATTTCACCCTGAGagtgcaaaaaacaatattggcCTGTGTGTCAATCACTCCAAACCTATTACTCTCATGTAATATTTTATGTGTTGAAAGGCAGCACACACCTGTGCGTACAGACTCCAGTCATCACCAAATAATCATCACTGTTGAGTCAACAGTTGTTGACACGTTTATTACATTGCTAGCCTACCTTTTTATTCTCACAAACAATATCTATGATGTTTAGTTATGTTTGCATCAGACTCCagtgaaataatattttatgtattacaACACCTCCTGATCTCCTTTGTTTAGAAACAGCCAGCTGATAGAAGTCGAGCATTGTGAGACCCTGCTTGCCCGGATGTGTCCCTCTGAGTCTTTGCATGATTCACacttctacacacacaccacacacacgcacacgcacacacacacacacacacacacacacacacagacacatacacacgtcTCTCTGGGTCAACTTCAAGGTAGTTTCTTGTTGAGTCTACTGTCTTGTCTGTCTAATCTAATTTCTTGTCTCCTGcacttatctctctctctctcgtaaCAATGCTCCTCATGCTTCCTTCCCATCCCTTCCATCCCCTTCCTGTTTCCTCCGCTCTCTCCATCTTCTTAATCATTCTGACCCACATGTAATCTTGTAATCAATGTcttctcagaaaaaaacaacccataATCCTTCTATTTCCTGCCTTTATCAGTCATTCACCTCAGCAGAAACTACGCTGATGATGATTGCATGAAATGGGTCAAAACTAATTGCACTTTTTCTGTGAATACACTGTGCTTCCATGAGCTTTGTTTATCTTTGGATTTGACTTAATTTGCTGTAAATGACTGGACCAAAGTCAATTTTTCAGGCATTTTTTGAGCATTATCAGT includes these proteins:
- the sema4f gene encoding semaphorin-4F; its protein translation is MKSPRGAMLVLLATLCLLSVDTWAAALGGPGDTILTPEKFQGVANFSTFLLDRSTGTLFLGARDAILAVDTNKLNQKPKVIVWDVPEEKRRSCVAKGKTEVDCNNYIRLMEFMGDGRIYVCGTYAFDPQCAFLEISSFTLEKAEDGGVKMETGKGKCPFEPSQHYTAVMAGGTLYTAATSNFLGTLFDISRATGAEQERIRTERSINWLSDPEFVSSAFIEQSADSNPTGDDDRIYFFFTEVAKEYDLYTKVKVPRVARVCKSDVGGMKTLQRRWTTFLKAQLVCEDKPSGQRYNILTDVFTTEHTPGDPSSTHFYGLFTSQWERDKLSAVCVFSLSDISKVMDGPFKELKKTCENWINPEPVPTPRPGQCLNNALKAEGFESSLKLPDKVLTFVRDHPLMENSVTAAPLLVRKGIRYTKLAVTQTGSGEERRGAVLHLGTDRGELHQVAVVGQNATLLQELSLFDSEEPVNNIMLHQGRALVGSPLSLARVQAEGCALYPSCVVCARARGLGCVWSTEEEACKPTTAEPGPGDIVDNALRKCDIAEGRCTPSMRELRVSVGLRLMLLCVQLSPRSCSWEHPPHRHTRQHYSDLEVTVTEGSLGKYICTCQEAGPGSRDPTPCRRAAYQLTLEGPSAGGTVAAVGGRHVLAIYILFFFVGLVFGAFLLYFVTRRRSIARQGHHLPDNSLSSDKGRDLLGSSATPQSPSSASLLSEGFRLTEKRNGTATTNTTTTLLSNQGNGGHHGNSYSGNGNGNALYANCNTSSSGLKFTSEILAADLLDGRTGERGRPEALERKSGEGDEVDEGLGDGLGDGIKGLEEELASFPMFKSPAPLAKCEESSI